A stretch of DNA from Rhodococcus sp. NBC_00297:
TGACCGCGAATCGGGCATGACCCCCGGGCAGAAGGCCCTGGCCTGGGCTGCCGGTGGACTGCTCCTGCTCGCCGCCGTCGTCGCGTTCGGGCTGTTCGTCTTCACCGAGAGCAACGGTTCGACGCCCGTCGTCACCTCGACCACCACGGCGGCGCCCACCACGGAGCCGACCACCACCACGACGCGGCCGACGACCACCACCACCGAGCCCACGACGACGACCACCACCACCACCACGACCACCACGACGACGGAACCGACGACGACCACCACCGAGCCCACGACCACCGAGCCGACGACCACCACCACGACCACGACCGACGGGGGACTGTTCACCATCCCCGGTCTCGGCGGCGGGAACGGCAACGGCAACGGGGACGGCAACCCCTTCAACTACGCACCGGGAGGAGCGCGATGACCACACCGCGCAAGCTCTCGTCCCGGTACGACCTCGGGGAGATCCTCGGTTTCGGTGGCATGTCGGAGGTCCACCTCGCGAAGGACGGCCGTCTCGATCGCGACGTGGCCATCAAGGTGCTGCGTCAGGATCTGGCACGCGATCCCACGTTCTACCTGCGGTTCCGCCGCGAGGCGCAGAACGCTGCGGCACTGAACCATCCGGCGATCGTAGCGGTGTACGACACGGGTGAGGCGGAGACCGAGACGGGTCCGCTGCCCTACATCGTCATGGAGTACGTCGACGGCGACACGCTGCGCGACATCGTCCGCGCCGAGGGGCCGATGGCTCCCAAGCGTGCGATGGAGGTCATCGCCGACGTCTGCGCCGCCCTCGACTTCAGCCACCGCAACGGCATCGTGCACCGCGACGTCAAACCGGCCAACGTGATGATCAACCGCGCCGGTGCGGTCAAGGTCATGGACTTCGGCATCGCGCGGGCCATCGCCGACAGTTCGTCTCCGATGACGCAGACCGCTGCCGTCATCGGTACCGCCCAGTACCTGTCGCCAGAGCAGGCTCGCGGCGAACAGGTCGATGCGCGATCCGATGTCTACTCGCTGGGCTGCGTGCTGTTCGAGATCCTGACGGGCGAGCCGCCGTTCACGGGTGACTCCCCGGTCGCGGTCGCGTACCAGCACGTCCGGGAGGATCCGCGACTGCCGTCGTCGGTGAATCCGGACATCCCGCGGGAGCTGGACTCGATCATTCTCAAGGCGATGAGCAAGAACCCGGCCAATCGGTACCAGAGCGCCGCGGACATGCGCACCGATCTCATCCGCGTCCTCGGTGGCCAGCGGCCCAGTGCGCCGATGGTGATGAACGACGAGGATCGCACCACCATCCTCGGCTCGATGGATGCGCCGCGGTCCGGCGCTCGGCCGGCGTCCGACAACTCCGGCGAGCCTCGCCGGATCGCCCGCCACGCGCATCCCGACGCGGACGACGACGGAGACCGACCGCGCCGCAAGGGCGTGCGCGTCGCCGTCATGGCGCTCGCCGCCCTCGTGGTCGTCGGCATCGTCGGCGTCTTCCTGTGGAATCTCGGCCCCGGTGCGGAGGCCCGTTCGGTGACCGTCCCGGACGTGTCCGCGCAGACCGCCGACGCCGCCCGCACCACCCTCGAGAACGCGGGCTTCCGCGTCGACGTCCAGCAACGCTCCGACGCGACGGTGCCCGAGGGGTCCGTCATCGGCACGCGACCCGTGTCCGGCACGACGGTCGACGAGAACAGCACCCTCGTTCTCGAGGTGTCCACCGGTCCGGAGCAGATCCAGGTCCCCCAGTTGGCAGGACTGACGCAGAGCGCTGCGGAACAGGCACTGGTGCAGGCCGGTCTCGCTCTCGACCCGTCGATCGGCCGGGCCGCGTCGTCTCGCGCGGACGTCGACAAGGTCATCGGTCAGGAGCCGGCTCGCGGATCGTCGATGGCTCAGGGCTCGTCGGTACGCATCACGCTCGGATCGGGACCGCGTCAGGTGCGGGTACCCGACGTGGTCGGTCAGAACATCGAGGTCGCTCAGCCCAACATCGCGGGTGCCGGTTTCCTCGTCGACCGCCAGAACGTCGACTCGACGCTCCCGGCCGGTCAGGTGGTCGCCACGACGCCCGCGGGCGGCAGCAACGCCACCGACGGCGACACCGTGGTGGTGCGGGTGTCCAACGGATCGCAGTTCGAGATCCCGGACCTGGCAGGCCAGACCCCGGTCCAGGCCGTCGACCTCCTCCGCTCCGCCGGCTGGGAGGGCACCATCGCCGAGATCGACCAGGTCGACGTCCAGACGTCGGACCTCACGCAGGTCAACCGCGTTCAGCAGCAGGCGGTCGCGCCGGGGACGGCAATCGCCAAGACGGCGCGCGTCAACGTGACCGTCGGCAAGTTCGGGCTCTGACCCGACGCGGCGCCGTGCTCAGACGCGGGCGGCGCTCTCGAGCTCGGCCACCAGGCCCGGTTCGGGAGCCTCGCCGCACACGGCGAGCCAGTTCGCCAGCATGCGGTGACCACCCTGCGTCATGACCGACTCGGGGTGGAACTGCACGCCGTGGATCGGCAGCTCCCGGTGGCGCATCGCCATGACGATGCCGCTCTCGGTGCGCGCGGTCACCTCGAGGTCGTCCGGGATCGTGTCCTCCCGCACCGTCAACGAGTGGTAGCGCGTCGCGGTGAACGGATCCGGCAACCCTGCCAGCACGCCGTCTCCGGAGTGGTGGACGACGCTGGTCTTGCCGTGCAGAAGTTCCGGCGCGCGTTCGACCACACCGCCGAAGGAGGCACCGATGGCCTGGTGTCCGAGGCACACGCCGAGCAGGGGCGTTGCCGACGAGGCGCAGGCCTGCACCATGTCCATGGTGACGCCGGCACGCTGCGGCGTGCCGGGTCCGGGACTGAGCAGCACTCCGTCCACCTCCGCCACGGCGGCCTCGACATCGAGCACCCCGGGGTCGTCGTTCCGCAGCACTCGGGCCCGTGTCCCCAGCTGGCCGAGGTACTGGACCAGGTTGAACACGAAGCTGTCGTAGTTGTCGACGACGAGGATGCGCATGTCACAAGACTAATGCCGCACGGGTGGGAGCTCGGCTGCAGGTTATCGTGGACGTGAGCAGTGAGCATCCCCACCGTGGCTCACACCCGCCCGCCTGCAGTCCGGTACGAGAGTTCGAGGTCATCCATGCCCAAGTCGAAGGTCCGCAAGAAGCCCGACTACACGATCGATCCGGCGTCGCGGACGCCCGTCAAGGTCAAGGCCGCGCCGTCGAGCACGCTGTATCTGTCGGTCATGTTCGGTTTCATGGTGCTCGGTCTGGTGTATCTCATCGTGTACTACCTCGCCCAGGACAGCATCGGCTGGATGTCGGATCTGGGGGCCTACAACCTGCTGATCGGCTTCGGTTTCTGGATTGTCGGTCTCGTCATGACGATGAAATGGCGCTGACCGGGGCTTCCTCCGCCATGCGCGCCGAAATTACACGCGTGTTGTTCATCCACACTGTGGATAACTTCTGTGGATAACTTGTCCACAGGTGGCCGCGAGGCGCCGCAGTCCTGGTCCACACCCCTCGCCGCCGTGGCCGCGCTGGCGGTGGGAGCCGCTGCACTCGCCGCCGCTGCCGTCGCCACGACGGGTGATCCGGCCGGCCGCGCGCTCATCGGACTCGCCGCACTGGCAGCCCTGGCGCTGGCTGTGCTGGCCGCGGTCCAACGTCCGAAGTTGAGTGTCGACGGCGACCTCCTGCGCATCAGAACTCTGCGCGGAACCCGCGACTACGGGCGCGACGACGTGCTCTCACTGCGTCTGGTCCCGTACCCGCGGCTCGGTCGACGGGTTCCGATGCTGGAGATGGACGTGACCGACGGCGACGACGAGCGACTCGTCATCTTCGGTCGCTGGGACCTCGGGGCCGATCCGCGCGCCGTGTTCGACACTCTCGAGCTGCACGGGTGGGTCGACGCGGGCTGGTCGCAGCGGGACTAGCCCACCACGAGAGTCGGAGCGAGCGTCGCGGCACGCAGACCGATCAGCGCCAGGGCGAGCAGCCCGACGCCGGCGATGCCGAACCATCCCAGTCGGCGTGACCGACGAGCGTCCGAACCGGTGACGAACAGCACCGCGGCCGTGGCGGCGGCACCGGCGGCGAGCCCGCCGAGGTGTCCCCACAGGGAGATACCGGGGATCGCGATGCTCAGCACCACGTTGAGCCCGATCACGACGAGCACCGGGGTGGGGCTGCGGCGCAGCCGGACGAGGATCACGGCCTGTGCACCGAGGAGGCCGAACACGGCGCCGGATGCTCCGACCGTCGCCACCAGGGGGCTGGACAGCCACATCACCGCCGCGGCGCCGCCCAGCAGCGCGACGACGTACACGGCGAGGTATCGCGAGCGTCCGAGCACCAGTTCGCAATCGCGCCCGATGACGTACAGGGCGAACATGTTCACGGCGAGGTGCACGATGCCGGAGTGCAGGAAACCACTGCCCAGGATGCGGACGACATCGCCGTCGGCCACCAGGAGCGGGACGAGCTGCCAGCTGCGGAACAGCGAGCTCGACTGGTTCGCCAGGCCGCCGGACTGAGCGGCCGTGAGGGCGAACACGAGGATGTTCAGTGCCATCAGCGCGTAGGTGACGACGGGGGTGGAGACGGTCCTGCTGACACCGCCGGCCATCGTGCGGGCACGCGGGATCGACCCTGCTGCCTGTGCCACGCAGTCGACACAGTGCTGACCCACCGCGGCGGGCCGCAGGCATTCCGGGCAGGCCGGTCGGTCGCACCGGGTGCAGGACAGGCCGGTGGGCCGATCGGGGTGGCGCACGCAGGCAGGGAGGGGCGGCACCGGAGCGCCGCCCCATCCTGGTCCTGTCATGTCACACCGATCTCGCGACGGGGGACCGTGTCGGTCGAATCAGGCAATGGTGACGGATTCGATGACGACGTCGTTCACGGGGCGATCGCCGCGGCCGGTCGCGGTCGAGCCGATCTCGTCGACGACCTTCTGCGACGCGGGATCGATGACCTCGCCGAAGATGGTGTGGCGACGGTTGAGATGCGGCGTCGGGCCGACGGTGATGAAGAACTGCGAACCGTTGGTGCCGGGGCCCGCGTTCGCCATGGCGAGCAGGTACGGACGGTCGAACGACAGCTCGGGGTGGAACTCGTCACCGAACTTGTATCCGGGACCACCCGTGCCGGTGCCGGTGGGGTCACCACCCTGGAGCATGAAGCCCGCGATGACGCGGTGGAAGATCGCGCCGTCGTAGAAGGGTCCCTCGGAGGAGCCCGACGCGTTCTTCGTGCTGTAGTCCTTGGTGCCCTGCGCGAGACCGACGAAGTTCTCGACCGTCTTCGGCGCGTGGTTGCCGAAGAGGGCGATCACGATGTCGCCGTGATTCGTGTGCAGGGTCGCGGTCTGAGTCTGTAGAGGTGAGGTCACAACACCATGGTGCCACCCGGGGAATGTGCAAGGGTGAACGGATGACGTCAACACCCGACAGTGCCACCGCCAAGAAGGCGCTCGGCATCGCCCGTGACACCGCCCTCACGCTCGCGAAGGGCCCCGCAGCAACAGGTTTCGTCGTCACTCGCAAGGGGGTGTCGGTCCTCCGGTCGCGACGCGCCCAGCAGCGTGCCGCTCGTCCCGCACCCGTGCGTGCGGCGGCGCCCGTTCGACGCGGTCGGTTCGTGCCCGGCCGCCGCGCCGGCGTGATCGGACTGCTCGTCCTCCTCGGCGCCGGCGCTGTCGCGTTCTCCCGCTCGCGCCGCACCGAGCTGCCCCCTCCCGCCGCCGAGCCGCCGAGCCTGGGCACGCCGACGACCAACGGTCACCAGGCGCCCTGACACTGCTCCGCCGGTCAGAGCACCCCGAGCACGAACCGCGCCACGTCGGCCAGGTCCATGGTTCGTGGGGCGGGTGGGCTCGGCACTCCGGCCACCACCTCGGCCACGGCCCGTGCCGACACGCTTCCCGGTTCCAGGTAGTCGGCATGGCCCACGGTGCCCGCCGTGTCCAGCGCCTCGGTGTCGGGTCGCTCGCTGGGATCGGGCCCGAACCGTCCCAGATCGGCGACGGGGTCCCACGCCGCCTCGGCGACGTGCACCGGGCCCGGCGCGGCGGCGGCGGCGCGGTCGCTCCATCCGGGCGAGCCCATCACCACCACGGCGTCGACGGGGCCACCGGCCTCGATGGCCTGCGCCGCGACGACGGTGCCGTAGGAGTGCGCCACCAGCGTCACCTCCGGAACATCACCACCGTGTCGACGATCGCCGAGCGCCTCGAGAACGCCGACGAGTGCCGGCGCGCCGGCCGCGGCCGGTGCGGTCGAGGCCACGCTGCGCCCGGGCTCGACGAGCTCCGTGTTCCATTGCGGCGCTTCGTATCCGAGCCACGACACACCTGCGGTGACGGAGCCGGGTGACAGCGCACCCGCCTCGGTGACGAGTGCCGCCGTCTCGCCGTCGTGTCGCGCGATCGACCCCGCCACCGTCGTCCCGGCGCCCGGAACCACCACCGCCACCCGATCCGCACCGTCGAGGTCGCCGACGGACACCGCCGCCAGGGTGCGGCGCGCACCCGCCTCGTAGTGCACCAGACGGCGCTCGGGTCGCGCGAGCACCTCGATCAGCGCGTCGATGGCCGCCAGGCGCTGCCGCGTCTCGGCGAGTCCCGCGTCCACGTTCGAGAACGCGCCCCCGAACGCGGCGTCGTCGAGTCGCGCGGACAAGTCCCGTTCGGCGACGACGAGGCGCTCACGGTCCTCGGCCATCCGCGCCCGGTTGGCGGTGTCGAGCACCGCCACGGCCCTCGTGGGCGCCGACTCCGGCGGCGCGTCTCCGCCTGCCCTGGTCAGGTCCTCGGCGACCGTGCGATCCAGTTCGGCGAGGGCGCCCGTCCGATCCGCGGGATCCCATCGCGACAGGGCTGCACGGTCGTCACCCGCGCGGGCGAGGACGTCCGCGATCCGACCCAACACGTCCGCTCGCGTCGACAGCTCCGCTGCCGTACCCACGACGCCCGACCGAGCGGCGTCGGCCGCCGCTCCCTCCCACCCGGGCAGCCGCCCGATCGCGGTCGTGCGATCGACCAGCACGCGCAGGCGAGTCCCCGCGGACACCACCCTCGTGTGCATGCTCCACATGTCCGGTGCTGTCCAGACCACCGACTCGCTCACGCCGACCCCCGTCGTTCCCGGACGGCACGTGACGGCCGCCTCGAGCGGACAGTGGACCAGATGGAGCCGGCGGGCCTCGCTGCGTCGTCCACAGCCCGGGGAACGAGCCGTCAGCGCCGCTCGGCAGGCACTCCGGTGTCCTCGATGACGGCCCTGGGCACCGGCGTGGACATCTGTTGGGCACCTCGGCTGCGCTTGGCCTTGTAGAGCTCGGCGTCGGCGGCCCGGTAGATTTCCGACCACTTGCGCACGGTGGGCATGCAGACCAGTCCGACGCTCCACTCGGCCGAGTGCGCTGCCCGCAGCCGCTCCAGAAGGGTCGCCGCCTCGCCCTCACCGGTTCCCGGCATGAACAGCACGAACTCGTCGCCGCCGAGACGGCCGAGGACGTCGCCCTTGCGCAGCTGACCGCGCCACGCTGCCGAGACCCGCTCGAGCAGTACGTCGCCGGCGATGTGCCCGTAGATGTCGTTCACGGTCTTGAAGTTGTCGAGATCGAGAACCGCCATGCTCACCGGCAGACCACGAGAGGCGAAGACTGGGAGCAGTTTCTCGACGCGGTCCTCGAGGCCCTGACGGTTGAGGAGTCCGGTCAGGGCGTCCCGCGACGCCGAGTGCCGCATGCGCCGCGAGTGGGAGCCGAAGAACTCGGCGGCGGCCACGATGCCCAGCGCGGTGAGGACGTAACCCACCATCGGAATGGTCGACGGCGACAGCGCGGCCGCCACGACCGATCCCACCGTCAGCACGCTCACCCACACCCAGCCGCCGCGCTCACTCCAGTACCCCGCGAGCTGCATGCCCAGGAACATCGCCGCCTGACTCAGCAGCAGGTACGCCACCGGTCCGTCCGACGTGAGGAACATCGCGCACAGCGACGCGACGGCGCCGCCCGTCACGATGCCCAGCGTGCGAGGCGAGGTCGGACGCGGGCCGAAGTGCAGGACGGCCGCACCGAGGAGTTGGAGACCTGCCGCGAGGACCATGACCACGGTTCCGGTGGTCGTGCCCGAGAACGCGACGGCACCGGCGATGAAGAGAACGGCGGTGGGACAGAGATAGACCACCATCGCGGTGCTCGCTTCTGTTCCTCGTCCGGGGTTCACGCGTCAAGTATCGACGATGAGGCGCGCAGTGGTGGACGAAGCATCGCCGGTGGGCATGGTGACATGTCCAGAGACGAGAACACCCTGCTCCGGCATGCGGAACAGGGTGTGGTCGTGACTGTGGAGCCTAGGAGATTCGAACTCCTGACATCTGCCTTGCAAAGGCAGCGCTCTACCAACTGAGCTAAGGCCCCGGATCGACATCCGGCAGACGATGCCACCGCGTACTCTCCACGCGGATCGCGCGAACAGTGACGGCAACGACGACCGACGTCACGAGGGCGGGGAGAAGAATCCTCACGGACATCCTTTCTCGCTCTCGTTCGTGGGCCTAGGAGGACTTGAACCTCCGACCTCTTCCTTATCAGGGAAGCGCTCTAACCGCCTGAGCTATAGGCCCGCACTCGGCTCGCAGAGCACGGTGGAACGTGCTGTGCTGACCGAGGAACGAGATTACCGCACACACGGCGCGAGACCAAAACGCCGGTGTGCGGTGGGTCAGTCCCGGTCCGCCAGCGTCACTTCCAGGCCACCGACGAGGTCGGAGCACAGGTTGTAGATGAACGTGCCGATGGTCGTCAGTGCTGTGAACAGCACCACGTTGATGAGACCGATGACGGCGGCGTAGCCGAAGATCTGGCCGGCCGACACCAACCCGGACTCGCCGGACGTGGCGACGATGTCGGAGAACGCATTGTTCAGTCGATCCCACACGCCCATGCCGTCGAGCACCATGTACAGCAGCCCGACGGCCACCATCCAGACGAAGAACAGCGACACGGAGATCACGAGCGACAGCTTCAACATCGACCACGGATCGATCTTGCGCACCTGGACGGTCGCGCGCAGCGGCTCACCGGACTCCGACGATCGCGCCGTCATCATCGGGGTGGCGCGCTCGGTGCGCTGCTCCTCCTGCTGCGGGTGACGGACCGTCGAGAGGTCCGGCATGTCGGTGGGCAGGTCGTTCCGCGCGATGTTGCGCGTCGGCCCGTCGATCACCGCAGCCTTGGCCGTCGCCTCGGCGGGACGCCCCTGGCGGGGACGGTCCTGACCGTCCGTCGGACGTGCAGCGGGCTGCACGGTCGTCCGGGCCTGGCCCTGGTCCGGACGAGCTTGCTCGGGAGCGCGGCCCGCCGGAGCGGGACGGCTCTGCAGGTTCGTCTGCGGCTGCCGCTGAGGTGGCTGCTGCTCCCGCACGGGAGCCTGCTGGGAGTCCGGTGTCCGAGCCGGACGGGGACCCTGATGGCCGGGGTCCTGCCGAGCAGGGTCCTGCCGAGCGGAGTCCTGCTGCACCCCGTCCTGGCGCGCGCCGTCCTGCTGGGCAGGCGGCCACGCCGCGGGCGGGCGAGGTGCCGGGGGTCCGCCGGCAGGCCGTGGGGCCTGACGGTCGGACGTGGTGCTCGGCGCGGGGCGTCCGTTTCCGGTGGACCCGGGCTGTTCGGGAGTACTCACTGCGCTCATGACTCCTTGGATCCGTCGGCCTCGGCGATCGCGAGGTCCTCCGGCTCGTCCGCGTTGCGTGCGATGGCCAGCAGGTTGTCGCCGTCTCCGAGGTTCATCAGCCGAACGCCCTTGGTCTGGCGTCCTGCCTTGCGAACCTGACGAGCCGCGGTGCGGATGACACCGCCGCTCGAGGTGATGGCGTAGAGCTCGTCGTCGTCCTCGACGATGAGCGCTCCCACCAGGGTGCCACGACGCGGGTCGTACTGAATGGTCAGCACGCCCTTGCCACCGCGGCCCTGCGGGGGGTAGTCCTCCATCGCGGTGCGCTTCGCGTAGCCACCGGACGTGGCGACCAGCAGGTACGTGCCGTCCTTCACCACGTTCAGGGAGAGCAGTGCGTCCTCGCCGTTGAAGCGCATTCCCTGGACACCCGAAGTGGCGCGGCCCATCGGGCGCAGCACCTCGTCGGTGGCCGAGAAGCGGATCGACTGGCCCTGAGCGGACACGAGCAGCAGGTCGTCCGAATTGGTGCACAGCACGGCTCCGACCAACTCGTCGTCGCCACGCAGGTTGACGGCCACGATGCCACCGGAACGGTTGGAGTCGAAGTCGGCCAACTTGGACTTCTTCACCAGACCGGCCTTCGTCGCGAGCACCAGGTACGGCGCGTCGTCGTAGGTCTTGATCTGAATGATCTGCGCGATCCGCTCGTCCGGCTGGAACGCCAACAGGTTGGCGACGTGCTGTCCGCGGGCCGTGCGGTTGGCCTCGGGGAGCTCGTACGCCTTGGCCCGGTAGACCCGGCCCTTCGTGGTGAAGAACAGGATCCAGTCGTGCGTCGAGCAGACGAAGAACTTGCTGACGATGTCGTCCTGCTTGAGACCCGCGCCCTGCACACCCTTGCCGCCGCGCTTCTGCGATCGGTAGAGGTCGGTCCGCGTGCGCTTGGCATACCCCGTCTCCGTGATGGTGACCACGACGTTCTCACGCGCGATCAGGTCCTCGTCGCTGACGTCGCCGTCGGCCGCGATGATCCGGGTACGACGATCGTCGCCGAACTTGTCGACGATCTCCTTCAGCTCCGAGCGCACGATCTCCCGCTGACGCTCCGGACGGTCCAGGATGTCCTGCAGGTCCGCGATCTCGATCTCGATCGCGGCGAGCTCGTCGACGATGCGCTGCCGTTCGAGGGCAGCGAGGCGACGCAGCTGCATCGCGAGGATGGCGTCCGCCTGGATCTGATCGACGTCGAGCAGGTCCATCAGGCCCTGGCGTGCGACGTCGGCGTCGGCGGACCGGCGGATCAACGCGATGACCTCGTCGAGGGCGTCGAGCGCCTTCACCAGTCCGCGCAGGATGTGGGCCCGCTCCTCGGCCTTCCGCAACCGGTACCGCGTACGACGGACGATCACGTCGAGCTGGTGGGTCACGTACAGCTTGATCATCTGGTCGATCCGCAGGGTGCGCGGAACGCCGTCGACGATCGAGAGCATGTTGGCGCCGAAGCTCGTCTGCAACTGGCTGTGCTTGTAGAGGTTGTTCAGCACCACCTTCGCGACCGCGTCGCGACGCAGCTTGATGACGATGCGCATACCGACGCGGTCGGACGACTGATCCTCGATGTCGGAGATGCCGGCGATGCGGCCGTCCTTCAGCTGCTCGGCGATCGAGGCGATCATGTTGTCCGGGTTCACCTGGAACGGCAGCTCGGTGACGACGATCTGCGTGCCGCCGCGCTCCCCCTCCTCGATGTCGACCACGCCGCGCATGCGGATCGATCCGCGACCGGTGCGGTACGCGTCCTCGATGCCCTGCGATCCGACGATGAGACCGTGAGTGGGGAAGTCCGGTCCCTTGATCCGCTCGATCATCGCCTCGAGGGCGACCTCTTCACTGGCCTCGTAGTTGTCCAACATCCAGTACACACCCTCGGCGAGTTCCCGAAGGTTGTGCGGCGGAACGTTGGTCGCCATGCCGACCGCGATGCCGCCACTGCCGTTGGCGAGCAGGTTGGGGAACCGGGCGGGCAGCACGGTCGGCTCGAGGGTCCGGCCGTCGTAGTTCGCGATGAAGTCGACGGTCTCCTCCTCGATGTCCGCGAGCATCTGCATCGCGAGAGGAGTGAGCCGACACTCGGTGTACCGCATGGCCGCCGGGCCGTCGTTGCCGCGGGAACCGAAGTTGCCCTGACCGTCGACGAGCGGGTACCGCATGGACCACGGCTGCGCCATGCGCACGAGGGTGTCGTAGATCGAGCTGTCGCCGTGGGGGTGGTAGTTGCCCATGGTCTCGGCCACCGGTCGAGCCGACTTCACGTATCCGCGATCGGGTCGATATCCGTTGTCGAACATGGCGTACAGCACGCGGCGGTGCACGGGCTTGAGACCGTCGCGCACCTCCGGGAGTGCTCGACCGACGATGACGCTCATCGCGTAGTCGATGTAGCTGTTCTGCATCTCCTGCTGGATGTCGACCAGCTCGATGCGGTCGGACGTGGGTCCGTCGCCGCCGGTGGGGGGCAGGGTGGTGTCTGTCATTGCATTCTCCTAGCGCGGCGCTCGGGGCGCGGAGCGCCTATACGTCGAGGAAACGAACGTCCTTGGCATTACGGGTGATGAAGCTGCGGCGGGCCTCGACGTCCTCACCCATGAGGATGGAGAAGAGTTCGTCGGCGGCGGCAGCGTCGTCCAGAGTCACTTGACGCAGCACGCGCACGCTCGGATCCATCGTGGTCTCCCACAGTTCCTTCGCGTTCATCTCGCCCAGGCCTTTGTAGCGCTGGATGCCGTCGTCCTTGTTGATCTTCTTGCCCGACGCCAGGCCGGCCTCGATCAGTCCGTCGCGCTCCCGATCGGAGTAGGCGAACTCGGGATCCGCACCTCGCTGCCACTTGAGCTTGTACAGCGGCGGCATGGCCAGGTAGACGTAGCCGTGCTCCACGAGAGGCCGCATGAAGCGGAACAGCAAGGTGAGCAACAGAGTCGAGATGTGCTGGCCGTCGACGTCGGCGTCGGCCATCAGCACGATCTTGTGATAGCGCAGCTTCGCGATGTCGAACTCGTCGTGGATGCCGGTGCCGAACGCCGTGATGATCGACTGGACCTCGGTGTTCTTGAGGACACGGTCGATGCGGGCCTTCTCGACGTTGATGATCTTGCCGCGCAACGGAAGAATGGCCTGATACATCGAGTCGCGACCGGACTTGGCGGAGCCGCCGGCCGAGTCGCCCTCCACGATGTAGATCTCGCACTTCGACGGATCGTTGGAACGGCAGTCCGCGAGCTTGCCCGGCAGTCCACCGATGTCGGTGGCGCTCTTGCGCCGCACCAGATCTCGCGCACGACGAGCAGCTGTGCGCGCCTGCATCGAGGCGACGGCCTTGGAGATGATGAGCTTGGCCTCGGCGGGATTCGCCTCGAACCAGTGCGTGAGGTGTTCGCCGGCGGCCTTCTGCACGAAGGACTTCACCTCGGTGTTGCCGAGCTTGGTCTTCGTCTGGCCCTCGAACTGCGGCTCACCGACCTTGACGGAGATGATGGCGGCGAGACCCTCGCGGATGTCGTCTCCGGTGAGGATGCCGTCCTTCTCCTTGACGAGCTTCTTCTCGTTGGCGTACTTCTTCACGACGTTGGTCAGCGCGGAGCGGAACCCCTCCTCGTGCGTACCGCCCTCGTGCGTGTTGATCGTGTTGGCGAACGTGTGCACGGACTCCGCGTACGTCGAGTTCCACTGCATCGCGATCTCGAGTTCGTGGCCCGGGCCCTTGGCCGAGAAACCGATGACCGACG
This window harbors:
- the pknB gene encoding Stk1 family PASTA domain-containing Ser/Thr kinase — encoded protein: MTTPRKLSSRYDLGEILGFGGMSEVHLAKDGRLDRDVAIKVLRQDLARDPTFYLRFRREAQNAAALNHPAIVAVYDTGEAETETGPLPYIVMEYVDGDTLRDIVRAEGPMAPKRAMEVIADVCAALDFSHRNGIVHRDVKPANVMINRAGAVKVMDFGIARAIADSSSPMTQTAAVIGTAQYLSPEQARGEQVDARSDVYSLGCVLFEILTGEPPFTGDSPVAVAYQHVREDPRLPSSVNPDIPRELDSIILKAMSKNPANRYQSAADMRTDLIRVLGGQRPSAPMVMNDEDRTTILGSMDAPRSGARPASDNSGEPRRIARHAHPDADDDGDRPRRKGVRVAVMALAALVVVGIVGVFLWNLGPGAEARSVTVPDVSAQTADAARTTLENAGFRVDVQQRSDATVPEGSVIGTRPVSGTTVDENSTLVLEVSTGPEQIQVPQLAGLTQSAAEQALVQAGLALDPSIGRAASSRADVDKVIGQEPARGSSMAQGSSVRITLGSGPRQVRVPDVVGQNIEVAQPNIAGAGFLVDRQNVDSTLPAGQVVATTPAGGSNATDGDTVVVRVSNGSQFEIPDLAGQTPVQAVDLLRSAGWEGTIAEIDQVDVQTSDLTQVNRVQQQAVAPGTAIAKTARVNVTVGKFGL
- a CDS encoding aminodeoxychorismate/anthranilate synthase component II, with amino-acid sequence MRILVVDNYDSFVFNLVQYLGQLGTRARVLRNDDPGVLDVEAAVAEVDGVLLSPGPGTPQRAGVTMDMVQACASSATPLLGVCLGHQAIGASFGGVVERAPELLHGKTSVVHHSGDGVLAGLPDPFTATRYHSLTVREDTIPDDLEVTARTESGIVMAMRHRELPIHGVQFHPESVMTQGGHRMLANWLAVCGEAPEPGLVAELESAARV
- the crgA gene encoding cell division protein CrgA, translating into MPKSKVRKKPDYTIDPASRTPVKVKAAPSSTLYLSVMFGFMVLGLVYLIVYYLAQDSIGWMSDLGAYNLLIGFGFWIVGLVMTMKWR
- a CDS encoding PH domain-containing protein is translated as MSTGGREAPQSWSTPLAAVAALAVGAAALAAAAVATTGDPAGRALIGLAALAALALAVLAAVQRPKLSVDGDLLRIRTLRGTRDYGRDDVLSLRLVPYPRLGRRVPMLEMDVTDGDDERLVIFGRWDLGADPRAVFDTLELHGWVDAGWSQRD
- a CDS encoding rhomboid family intramembrane serine protease — its product is MTGPGWGGAPVPPLPACVRHPDRPTGLSCTRCDRPACPECLRPAAVGQHCVDCVAQAAGSIPRARTMAGGVSRTVSTPVVTYALMALNILVFALTAAQSGGLANQSSSLFRSWQLVPLLVADGDVVRILGSGFLHSGIVHLAVNMFALYVIGRDCELVLGRSRYLAVYVVALLGGAAAVMWLSSPLVATVGASGAVFGLLGAQAVILVRLRRSPTPVLVVIGLNVVLSIAIPGISLWGHLGGLAAGAAATAAVLFVTGSDARRSRRLGWFGIAGVGLLALALIGLRAATLAPTLVVG
- a CDS encoding peptidylprolyl isomerase — translated: MTSPLQTQTATLHTNHGDIVIALFGNHAPKTVENFVGLAQGTKDYSTKNASGSSEGPFYDGAIFHRVIAGFMLQGGDPTGTGTGGPGYKFGDEFHPELSFDRPYLLAMANAGPGTNGSQFFITVGPTPHLNRRHTIFGEVIDPASQKVVDEIGSTATGRGDRPVNDVVIESVTIA
- a CDS encoding alpha/beta hydrolase, which codes for MSESVVWTAPDMWSMHTRVVSAGTRLRVLVDRTTAIGRLPGWEGAAADAARSGVVGTAAELSTRADVLGRIADVLARAGDDRAALSRWDPADRTGALAELDRTVAEDLTRAGGDAPPESAPTRAVAVLDTANRARMAEDRERLVVAERDLSARLDDAAFGGAFSNVDAGLAETRQRLAAIDALIEVLARPERRLVHYEAGARRTLAAVSVGDLDGADRVAVVVPGAGTTVAGSIARHDGETAALVTEAGALSPGSVTAGVSWLGYEAPQWNTELVEPGRSVASTAPAAAGAPALVGVLEALGDRRHGGDVPEVTLVAHSYGTVVAAQAIEAGGPVDAVVVMGSPGWSDRAAAAAPGPVHVAEAAWDPVADLGRFGPDPSERPDTEALDTAGTVGHADYLEPGSVSARAVAEVVAGVPSPPAPRTMDLADVARFVLGVL